Proteins encoded within one genomic window of Cryptosporangium aurantiacum:
- a CDS encoding fused MFS/spermidine synthase → MTANDGTPRWQPGPVLAGVLVVLASGAVLVLEILSLRLIAPYVGITLETNTAVIGVALAAIATGAWMGGAVADRLPPSALLGPLLLGGGALVFAVTPLVRFVGAAVQGGDASGVLLVAAAAVFAPAALLSAVPPVVVKARLASLDETGTIVGRLSGLGTIGSIVATFGTGFVLVAMVPTTTILTSLGVVLVGTGLVVGWLGRRSRVRPTATDDAPAGQKTGRRRVAGLLVLALLGLAATAAAPNPCELETAYHCAGVTTDPGRSTGRVLQLDTLRHSYVDLADPTHLEFEYLRVIAAATDVFRPAGTPIRALHLGGGGLTLPRYLDAVRPGSESLVYEIDAGVLKLDREQLGLREGDGIRTRVEDARVGLTEQPDRRYDLVVGDAFGGVAVPWHLTTSQVAADVDRTLTPTGLYAVNLIDHGPLSFVKAEVATLADRFRHVALVAQPGAFTGRGGNLVVLASQSPLPLDALVSMLAKRAPAVQIVAGTDLTGFIRDAAVLTDDFAPVDQLVTPYRS, encoded by the coding sequence GTGACCGCGAACGACGGAACCCCCCGTTGGCAGCCCGGCCCTGTACTCGCAGGCGTCCTGGTCGTACTGGCCTCCGGAGCCGTGCTGGTGCTGGAGATCCTGAGCCTGCGGCTGATCGCGCCGTACGTCGGCATCACGTTGGAGACCAACACGGCCGTGATCGGGGTCGCGCTCGCCGCGATCGCGACCGGCGCCTGGATGGGCGGGGCGGTGGCCGACCGGCTGCCGCCCTCCGCTCTGCTCGGGCCGTTGCTGCTGGGCGGCGGCGCGCTGGTCTTCGCGGTGACGCCGCTCGTCCGGTTCGTCGGCGCGGCCGTGCAGGGCGGTGACGCGTCGGGCGTCCTGCTGGTCGCCGCGGCGGCGGTGTTCGCACCGGCGGCACTGCTGTCCGCGGTGCCGCCGGTCGTGGTGAAGGCCCGCCTCGCCAGCCTGGACGAGACCGGCACGATCGTCGGACGGCTCTCCGGCCTGGGCACGATCGGTTCGATCGTCGCGACGTTCGGCACCGGCTTCGTGCTGGTCGCGATGGTCCCGACGACGACGATCCTGACCAGCCTCGGCGTCGTCCTGGTCGGCACCGGCCTGGTCGTCGGGTGGCTCGGCCGCCGCAGCCGCGTCCGGCCTACCGCCACCGACGACGCTCCGGCGGGGCAGAAGACCGGTCGGCGCCGGGTGGCCGGGCTGCTGGTCCTGGCGCTCCTCGGGCTCGCCGCGACCGCCGCGGCACCCAACCCGTGCGAGCTGGAGACCGCGTACCACTGCGCCGGGGTCACCACCGACCCCGGCCGCTCCACCGGCCGGGTGCTGCAGCTGGACACGCTCCGCCACTCCTACGTCGACCTGGCCGACCCGACCCACCTGGAGTTCGAGTACCTGCGGGTGATCGCGGCCGCCACCGACGTCTTCCGCCCGGCCGGGACGCCGATCCGGGCGCTACATCTCGGCGGCGGCGGGCTCACGCTGCCCCGCTACCTCGACGCCGTCCGGCCGGGCAGCGAGAGCCTGGTCTACGAGATCGACGCCGGCGTCCTGAAGCTCGACCGGGAGCAGCTGGGGCTCCGGGAGGGCGACGGGATCCGGACCCGGGTCGAGGACGCCAGGGTCGGCCTCACCGAGCAGCCCGACCGGCGGTACGACCTGGTGGTCGGCGACGCGTTCGGCGGCGTCGCCGTGCCGTGGCACCTCACGACCAGTCAGGTCGCGGCCGACGTCGACCGAACCCTGACGCCGACCGGCCTGTACGCGGTCAACCTGATCGACCACGGCCCGCTCTCGTTCGTCAAGGCCGAGGTCGCCACCCTCGCCGATCGGTTCCGGCACGTGGCGTTGGTCGCACAACCCGGGGCGTTCACCGGCCGCGGAGGCAACCTCGTGGTGCTCGCCTCGCAGTCGCCGCTGCCGCTGGACGCGTTGGTATCGATGCTGGCCAAGCGGGCTCCGGCGGTGCAGATCGTCGCCGGGACCGACCTCACCGGCTTCATCCGCGACGCAGCCGTGTTGACCGACGATTTCGCGCCGGTCGACCAACTTGTCACGCCGTACCGTTCATGA
- a CDS encoding DUF4230 domain-containing protein: MPHDEHESGTARTEPLPELPPKETPARPLPSGVPEADRRMDRRSRIWGLILLAVIVLVGVGSFRACSWWNSDDRPLAESTVDRSGPVVLKSIQDLARFQAATGTFQVVVDLEKDTKYVPSSILGQRTLFVGVGTVDAYVDFSGVTSDALTMSDDRRSVSLRLPAPALEKVNLDQEKSYVFAQERGVIDRFKSLFDDDPNKLGDVYKAAEAKIADAAKETDLAQRAQANTKAMLAGLLKSLGFTTVTVTFTGT; the protein is encoded by the coding sequence ATGCCCCACGACGAGCACGAGTCCGGAACCGCTCGTACTGAACCGCTTCCCGAGCTGCCGCCGAAGGAGACTCCGGCGCGCCCCCTGCCGTCCGGGGTACCTGAGGCCGACCGCCGGATGGACCGCCGGTCCCGGATCTGGGGCCTGATCCTGCTGGCCGTGATCGTGCTGGTCGGCGTCGGTTCGTTCCGCGCCTGTTCCTGGTGGAACAGCGACGACCGGCCACTCGCCGAGAGCACCGTCGACCGCTCCGGGCCGGTGGTACTCAAATCGATCCAGGACCTCGCGCGCTTCCAGGCCGCCACCGGCACGTTCCAGGTGGTCGTCGACCTGGAGAAGGACACCAAGTACGTACCCTCGTCGATCCTCGGCCAGCGGACGCTGTTCGTCGGCGTCGGCACCGTCGACGCGTACGTCGACTTCTCCGGCGTCACCAGCGACGCGCTGACGATGTCCGACGATCGCCGCTCGGTCTCGCTGCGGCTGCCCGCTCCGGCACTGGAGAAGGTCAACCTGGACCAGGAGAAGAGTTACGTCTTCGCCCAGGAACGCGGTGTGATCGACCGGTTCAAGTCGCTGTTCGACGACGACCCGAACAAGCTGGGGGACGTCTACAAGGCGGCGGAGGCGAAGATCGCCGACGCGGCGAAGGAGACCGACCTGGCCCAGCGGGCGCAGGCCAACACGAAGGCGATGCTCGCCGGGCTGCTGAAGTCACTCGGGTTCACCACCGTCACGGTGACCTTCACCGGAACCTGA
- a CDS encoding MHYT domain-containing protein: MSVLGSLLGLVCTARGRQARTAAKRFGWLTLSAVSIGGTGIWMMHFLAMLGFSVEGSDVRYSVAQTVLSALLAVVVVGIGLLILGTGQLRWWRVLAGGLFAGLGVAGMHYTGMAAMRLNGTVGYDSKLVALSLVIAVVAASAALWFTVVARNLWLITGAALIMGVAVNGMHYVGMAASRVTLDNTHSAADGVDVTTALPVIAGLAGIIVVVLLYSALSTPIDEDARTRESRRQSRPQPSEGDSFWTPRTAAGAGTGTGTGVHWSAEAPERQPQPQWAGPGSGPEWPAQPPVDGDPGPSRWAALRQQPGADQQGSSPWAADSSDGGRNGSSSW; encoded by the coding sequence GTGTCAGTTCTCGGCTCGTTGCTGGGGTTGGTCTGCACCGCCCGGGGCCGGCAGGCACGCACAGCAGCGAAGCGGTTCGGATGGCTGACGCTGAGCGCCGTCTCGATCGGCGGCACCGGCATCTGGATGATGCACTTCCTGGCGATGCTCGGGTTCTCGGTCGAGGGCAGTGACGTTCGGTATTCGGTGGCGCAGACCGTTCTCAGCGCGCTGCTCGCGGTCGTCGTGGTCGGCATCGGCCTGCTCATCCTCGGCACCGGGCAGCTCCGGTGGTGGCGGGTGCTCGCCGGTGGTCTCTTCGCGGGCCTCGGCGTCGCCGGTATGCACTACACCGGCATGGCCGCGATGCGGCTGAACGGCACCGTGGGGTACGACTCGAAGCTGGTCGCGCTGTCGCTGGTGATCGCGGTCGTGGCGGCCAGCGCCGCACTCTGGTTCACGGTCGTCGCGCGCAACCTCTGGCTGATCACCGGAGCGGCGCTGATCATGGGTGTCGCCGTCAACGGCATGCACTACGTCGGTATGGCCGCCTCGCGGGTGACGCTCGACAACACCCACAGCGCGGCCGACGGCGTCGACGTCACCACCGCACTCCCGGTGATCGCCGGCCTGGCCGGGATCATCGTCGTCGTTCTGCTGTACTCGGCGCTCTCCACGCCGATCGACGAGGACGCCAGGACGCGCGAGAGCCGGCGGCAGTCGAGGCCCCAGCCGAGCGAGGGCGATTCGTTCTGGACGCCGCGCACGGCCGCGGGCGCCGGGACGGGCACCGGCACGGGCGTCCACTGGTCCGCCGAAGCGCCCGAGCGGCAGCCTCAGCCGCAGTGGGCCGGGCCAGGGAGCGGGCCGGAGTGGCCGGCGCAGCCGCCGGTCGACGGGGATCCCGGACCGTCCCGGTGGGCCGCGCTCCGGCAGCAGCCCGGCGCCGATCAGCAGGGTTCCTCCCCGTGGGCGGCGGACTCCTCCGACGGTGGGCGGAACGGCTCCAGCTCCTGGTGA
- a CDS encoding MHYT domain-containing protein, with protein MAHVHHFTYGLITLVLSYAVSVLGCLLGLICTARARETPRVAWRVRWLALGAVSIGGTGIWLMHFLAMLGFTVSNTFVFYDPALTALSALMAVGIVAVGIFVVGLGRPSMLKVLVGGVVTGLGVAGMHFTGMAAMRVLDGAVQYDPFLVALSVGIAVVAATVALWFTIVIKSRPALAAASPIMAIAVTGMHYTGMFAASVREVGGRGRVEGVDVTTLLVPSAVIVGTVLIALLYATLSAPAAEERAAEALMARLLRECDEQEPPPAARPTRATMRTQLRHTVALRDDAPAEPTPGSAFVPR; from the coding sequence GTGGCCCACGTCCATCACTTCACCTATGGCTTGATCACGCTGGTGCTCTCGTACGCAGTCTCGGTCCTGGGCTGCCTCCTCGGCCTGATCTGCACGGCGCGGGCCAGGGAGACCCCGCGAGTCGCCTGGCGGGTGCGGTGGCTCGCGCTCGGTGCGGTCTCGATCGGGGGGACCGGCATCTGGCTGATGCACTTCCTGGCGATGCTCGGCTTCACCGTCTCCAACACGTTCGTCTTCTACGACCCGGCGCTGACCGCGCTGAGCGCGCTGATGGCGGTGGGGATCGTCGCGGTCGGGATCTTTGTCGTCGGTCTGGGCCGGCCGTCGATGCTCAAGGTGCTCGTCGGGGGCGTCGTCACCGGTCTGGGCGTCGCGGGCATGCACTTCACCGGGATGGCCGCGATGCGGGTGCTGGACGGCGCGGTGCAGTACGACCCGTTCCTCGTCGCGCTCTCGGTGGGGATCGCGGTGGTTGCCGCGACCGTCGCGCTCTGGTTCACGATCGTGATCAAGAGCCGCCCGGCGCTGGCGGCCGCGTCGCCGATCATGGCGATCGCGGTGACCGGCATGCACTACACCGGCATGTTCGCGGCCTCGGTGCGCGAGGTCGGTGGCCGGGGCCGGGTCGAGGGTGTGGACGTCACGACGCTGCTCGTCCCGAGCGCGGTGATCGTGGGCACGGTGCTGATCGCGCTGCTCTACGCGACGCTGTCCGCGCCGGCGGCCGAGGAACGCGCGGCGGAGGCCCTGATGGCGCGGCTGCTCCGGGAGTGCGACGAGCAGGAGCCGCCGCCGGCCGCGCGTCCCACCCGGGCGACGATGCGGACCCAGCTCCGGCACACGGTCGCGCTGCGTGACGACGCCCCCGCCGAACCGACGCCGGGCAGTGCGTTCGTTCCGCGCTGA
- a CDS encoding response regulator — MIRVLLADDQALVRAGFRALLDAQPGIAVVGEAKDGAEAARLAEALAPDVVLMDIRMPGVDGLEATKRITASVRLAATKVVILTTFDLDEYVFEAIRVGASGFLVKDTEPVELVQAVRVVARGDALLSPGVTRRLIAEFAGQLRRPAPAADLDVLTDREREVVALVAAGLSNAEIAERLVVSPATAKTHVSRAMAKVNARDRAQLVVLAYETGLVRPRTN, encoded by the coding sequence CTGATCCGAGTCCTGCTCGCCGACGACCAGGCGCTGGTGCGGGCCGGCTTCCGGGCACTGCTGGACGCCCAGCCCGGCATCGCCGTGGTCGGCGAGGCCAAGGACGGCGCCGAGGCTGCCCGCCTGGCCGAGGCGCTGGCGCCGGACGTCGTGCTGATGGACATCCGGATGCCGGGGGTGGACGGGCTCGAGGCGACCAAGCGGATCACCGCCAGCGTTCGCCTGGCCGCGACGAAGGTCGTCATCCTCACGACGTTCGACCTGGACGAGTACGTCTTCGAAGCGATCCGGGTCGGGGCCAGCGGGTTCCTGGTGAAGGACACCGAGCCGGTCGAGCTGGTGCAGGCGGTGCGGGTCGTGGCGCGCGGCGACGCGCTGCTCTCTCCCGGGGTCACGCGCCGGTTGATCGCGGAGTTCGCCGGTCAGCTCCGGCGCCCGGCGCCCGCCGCCGACCTGGACGTGCTCACCGACCGGGAGCGCGAGGTCGTGGCGCTGGTCGCGGCCGGGCTGTCGAACGCGGAGATCGCCGAGCGGCTGGTGGTCTCGCCAGCCACCGCGAAGACTCACGTGAGCCGGGCGATGGCGAAGGTGAACGCGCGCGATCGGGCGCAGCTCGTCGTGTTGGCGTACGAAACAGGCCTGGTCCGGCCCCGCACGAACTGA
- a CDS encoding sensor histidine kinase → MDDRRSREWGGPHGGFPPGRPDWNPDQDQDRWENRGPSPAAHAVVGILIATLLGTFLVSRTLDGYHPLDARGWVLLIAAPLLLGARRKAPVPVAVLVSLVISAYYLLGYPPGPVFFAQLVALHAVLLATRRWVAWTIAGVGYAAFTVAEQLVGEGPGVPIGGLIAAALWTALVLVGTEAGRAGRERSLEYRARRIEAERSRQEGERRRVSDERLRIAREVHDLLGHHLSLISVQSGVALHLMDARTAEHAVEPVEMTAAEHAELRSALAAIKQSSKDALVELRATVNALRGVDENAPRQPTPTIGRLDELLAGATATGLKVTAEQVGEPRPLPPRVDLAAFRIIQEALTNVRRHAGPVPAVVTLEYGADLLVVRIDDDGPQDEDEASSDVRIDFEQPPEGGGNGIPGMRERAQSVGGTLEAGPRPDGGFRVCAKLPLDGAA, encoded by the coding sequence ATGGACGACCGTCGGTCCCGCGAGTGGGGCGGCCCGCACGGCGGGTTCCCGCCCGGCCGTCCGGACTGGAACCCGGACCAGGACCAGGACCGGTGGGAGAACCGCGGTCCGTCCCCGGCCGCCCACGCCGTCGTCGGGATCCTGATCGCGACGCTGCTCGGCACGTTCCTGGTCTCCCGCACGCTCGACGGTTACCACCCGCTCGACGCGCGCGGATGGGTCCTGCTGATCGCCGCGCCGCTGCTGCTCGGCGCCAGGCGGAAGGCGCCGGTGCCGGTCGCGGTGCTGGTCAGCCTCGTGATCTCGGCGTACTACCTGCTGGGCTATCCGCCCGGCCCGGTGTTCTTCGCGCAGCTGGTGGCGCTGCACGCCGTGCTGCTCGCGACCCGGCGCTGGGTCGCCTGGACGATCGCCGGCGTCGGCTACGCCGCGTTCACGGTGGCCGAGCAGCTCGTCGGGGAAGGCCCGGGCGTACCGATCGGCGGGCTGATCGCGGCCGCGCTCTGGACCGCTCTGGTGCTGGTCGGCACCGAGGCAGGACGCGCCGGCCGGGAACGATCCCTGGAGTACCGGGCCCGCCGGATCGAGGCCGAGCGCAGCCGCCAGGAGGGCGAGCGGCGCCGGGTCTCCGACGAGCGTCTGCGGATCGCCCGCGAGGTGCACGACCTGCTCGGGCACCACCTCTCGCTGATCAGCGTCCAGTCCGGTGTCGCGCTGCACCTGATGGACGCGCGCACCGCCGAGCACGCCGTGGAGCCGGTCGAGATGACCGCCGCCGAGCACGCGGAGCTGCGCAGCGCGCTCGCCGCGATCAAACAGTCCAGCAAGGACGCTCTGGTCGAGCTGCGCGCGACGGTGAACGCGCTCCGGGGCGTTGACGAGAACGCCCCTCGGCAACCGACCCCGACGATCGGCCGGCTCGACGAGTTGCTGGCCGGGGCCACCGCCACCGGTCTGAAGGTCACCGCGGAGCAGGTCGGCGAACCGCGTCCGCTGCCGCCGCGGGTCGACCTGGCGGCGTTCCGCATCATCCAGGAAGCACTGACGAACGTGCGGCGGCACGCCGGACCGGTGCCCGCGGTGGTCACCCTGGAGTACGGCGCGGACCTGCTCGTCGTCCGCATCGACGACGACGGACCCCAGGACGAGGACGAGGCGTCGTCCGACGTCCGGATCGATTTCGAACAGCCACCGGAAGGTGGCGGAAACGGGATACCAGGCATGCGGGAGCGAGCCCAGTCGGTGGGTGGGACGCTGGAGGCCGGTCCGCGGCCGGACGGCGGGTTCCGGGTCTGCGCGAAGTTGCCACTGGACGGTGCCGCATGA
- a CDS encoding DUF1707 domain-containing protein gives MPADQTPRPPSDDPRGEPPRFDAEHPGPGRIRSSSAERERIASILRAAAEAGLLTLDEADERMAACYQSQFRDELAPLVADLPNGGRGLIPPDPEEQARERRTDRDDLLRHFTFVGVVSVVLIGIWAIAGAGFFWPAWPLGFLALTLVFHAKHRKHRRIWREHLREHGGRVEFRAHRSHGCGRGSRGQWWAEEHSSRTW, from the coding sequence ATGCCCGCCGACCAGACCCCACGGCCCCCGTCCGATGACCCGCGCGGCGAACCGCCCCGATTCGATGCCGAGCATCCGGGCCCCGGTCGGATCCGGTCGTCGTCGGCTGAACGGGAGCGCATCGCCTCGATCCTCCGCGCCGCCGCCGAGGCCGGGCTCCTGACGCTCGACGAGGCCGACGAGCGGATGGCCGCCTGCTACCAGTCGCAGTTCCGGGACGAGCTGGCGCCGCTCGTCGCCGACCTTCCCAACGGCGGCCGCGGTCTGATCCCGCCGGACCCGGAGGAGCAGGCCAGGGAGCGTCGCACCGACCGCGACGACCTCCTGCGCCACTTCACGTTCGTGGGCGTCGTCAGCGTGGTGCTGATCGGGATCTGGGCGATCGCCGGCGCCGGCTTCTTCTGGCCGGCGTGGCCGCTCGGGTTCCTGGCGCTGACGCTGGTGTTTCACGCTAAGCATCGGAAGCACCGCCGGATCTGGCGGGAACACCTCCGCGAGCACGGCGGCCGGGTCGAGTTCCGCGCCCATCGCAGTCACGGGTGCGGACGAGGTTCCCGTGGCCAGTGGTGGGCCGAAGAACACTCGTCCCGTACCTGGTAG
- a CDS encoding DUF397 domain-containing protein translates to MPQVDLSAAEWLRSSRSADDDGPTVEVAFVGDQIAVRDSTDPDAVLLFTQAEWDAFLAGVNGGEFDLDEEGELAN, encoded by the coding sequence ATGCCCCAGGTCGACCTCTCCGCCGCCGAGTGGCTGCGCAGCTCGCGCAGCGCGGACGACGACGGTCCGACCGTCGAGGTGGCGTTCGTCGGTGACCAGATCGCCGTGCGCGATTCCACCGATCCGGACGCCGTGCTGCTGTTCACCCAGGCGGAGTGGGACGCGTTCCTCGCCGGCGTGAACGGCGGCGAATTCGACCTCGACGAGGAAGGCGAGCTCGCCAACTGA
- a CDS encoding DivIVA domain-containing protein: MAHGEEQNLFTLSDPASAEVTFDLALRGYDRRQVDRYIAQLESELSQFAARRDDALAQNHALAAQVTELQNQIVDVQRRPTVDKPSYKHLGTRVEQIFAMVEDEAAEIRQRAEAEANQIRAKADQDIEAVKAGVEKAFAERREAIEAEYAQKTAHADKLVVEAEQQAGVLRQEATQIRAEADREVEELRERTKADARRVQDDASQFSARVRGEAEKHAADVLAKADAQSADVRRKADEAARAATDAARRQAEQAITNARAEAESIRSKAKTEAEQTVAEARRIVAELDNRRKQIKQEITRLREAVARLTGGSGGLFGEDDADDTLEREAPEQPSGVASPSATTQRLAVPGPGGAPQPQPQPQPGQAAAPNNGVGPHPNAPGVAAQPPRVSAES; the protein is encoded by the coding sequence ATGGCCCACGGCGAAGAGCAGAACCTGTTCACCCTCAGCGATCCGGCGTCCGCCGAGGTCACGTTCGACCTCGCTCTCCGCGGATACGACCGGCGTCAGGTCGATCGGTACATCGCCCAGCTCGAGAGCGAACTCTCGCAGTTCGCCGCGCGCCGGGACGATGCGCTGGCCCAGAATCATGCGCTCGCCGCGCAGGTGACCGAGCTGCAGAACCAGATCGTGGACGTCCAGCGACGGCCCACCGTCGATAAACCCTCGTACAAGCATCTCGGTACGCGCGTCGAACAGATCTTCGCCATGGTCGAAGACGAAGCGGCCGAGATCCGTCAGCGGGCCGAGGCCGAGGCGAACCAGATCCGGGCCAAGGCCGACCAGGACATCGAGGCGGTCAAGGCCGGGGTCGAGAAGGCGTTCGCGGAGCGGCGCGAGGCCATTGAGGCGGAGTACGCCCAGAAGACCGCGCACGCCGACAAGCTGGTGGTCGAGGCCGAGCAGCAGGCCGGTGTGCTGCGGCAGGAAGCCACCCAGATCCGCGCCGAGGCCGACCGCGAGGTCGAGGAACTGCGCGAGCGGACGAAGGCCGACGCCCGCCGCGTTCAGGACGACGCCAGCCAGTTCTCCGCCCGGGTGCGCGGAGAAGCCGAGAAGCACGCCGCGGACGTCCTGGCCAAGGCCGACGCGCAGTCGGCGGACGTCCGGCGCAAGGCCGACGAGGCCGCTCGGGCCGCCACCGACGCGGCCCGCCGCCAGGCCGAGCAGGCGATCACGAACGCGCGCGCCGAGGCCGAGTCGATCCGCTCGAAGGCGAAGACCGAAGCCGAGCAGACCGTCGCCGAGGCGCGCCGGATCGTCGCCGAGCTCGACAACCGGCGGAAGCAGATCAAGCAGGAGATCACCCGGCTGCGGGAGGCCGTGGCGCGGCTCACCGGTGGGAGCGGCGGGTTGTTCGGCGAGGACGACGCCGACGACACGTTAGAGCGAGAAGCTCCGGAGCAGCCGTCCGGCGTGGCGTCCCCCTCGGCGACCACGCAGCGCTTGGCTGTTCCCGGCCCGGGCGGCGCCCCCCAGCCCCAGCCCCAGCCCCAGCCGGGTCAGGCGGCGGCTCCGAACAACGGCGTCGGTCCGCACCCGAACGCCCCCGGGGTCGCTGCCCAGCCGCCGCGGGTCAGCGCCGAGAGCTGA
- a CDS encoding DedA family protein, which translates to MVPALAGGSAREPHELTGLSGWVVDVVELLGPFGVGLLVLLENLFPPVPSEIILPLAGYLAGTGRMDVRTVIIAATVGSVLGALALYALGAWLGDARIRALLRRLPLMHESDLDRAQGWFDRHGGTAVLIGRIIPVVRSLISIPAGVQRMPLWRFVLYTTIGSGVWNTIFVVLGYQLGSRWSTVGDYSDLLNAVVIGAIVLAVAWFVGKRTLAARRARAHSDR; encoded by the coding sequence ATGGTCCCCGCTCTGGCCGGCGGGAGCGCGCGCGAACCCCACGAACTCACCGGGCTGTCCGGCTGGGTGGTGGACGTCGTGGAGCTTCTGGGCCCGTTCGGCGTGGGCCTCCTGGTGCTGCTGGAGAACCTGTTCCCACCGGTGCCCAGCGAGATCATCCTGCCGCTCGCCGGGTATCTGGCGGGCACCGGCCGGATGGACGTGAGGACGGTGATCATCGCGGCGACGGTCGGCTCGGTGCTGGGCGCGCTGGCGCTCTACGCGCTGGGCGCCTGGCTCGGCGACGCGCGGATTCGGGCCTTGCTGCGGCGACTACCCCTGATGCACGAGAGCGACCTCGACCGAGCGCAGGGCTGGTTCGACCGACACGGTGGAACTGCGGTGCTGATCGGTCGGATCATTCCCGTCGTTCGAAGCCTGATCTCGATTCCGGCCGGGGTACAGCGGATGCCGCTGTGGCGGTTTGTGCTCTATACGACGATCGGCAGTGGCGTCTGGAACACGATTTTTGTCGTGCTCGGCTACCAGCTCGGCAGCCGGTGGAGCACGGTGGGTGACTACAGCGATCTTCTCAACGCCGTCGTGATCGGTGCGATCGTGCTGGCTGTGGCCTGGTTCGTCGGCAAACGCACGCTGGCGGCGCGCCGGGCGCGCGCTCACTCCGATCGCTGA
- a CDS encoding glutamate--cysteine ligase has protein sequence MGRDVPAVEFTRDDRRRYREKVRACLDVLARMLAESRFDFDRPLSGLEIELNLVDDAGRPAMRNAEVLSAIADDQWATEIGQFNLEINMPPRRIGANGPGALEKEVRDALNHANDRAQTVGAHLALIGILPTLRESHVSLETLSANERYRLLNEQIFAARGEDLPIRIDGVERLDTYADSVAPEGACTSVQFHLQVSPATFGSYWNAAQAIAGAQVALGANAPYLFGRRLWAETRIPLFEQATDTRSAELKAQGVRPRVWFGERWITSVFDLFEENSRYFSALLPLCEEEDPVAVLDSGGTPKLGELTLHNGTVWRWNRPVYAVVDGCPHLRVENRVLPGGPTVVDIAANMAFYYGLIRALVDSERPVWSQMSFAAARENFQAGARDGIHGRQYWPGAGEVPISELVLRHLLPLAAEGLDAWGVSADERDRLLNIIEGRCLTHRTGSDWQIATVERLERSGLDRDEALRRMTVEYLDHMHSNAPVHTWPIDA, from the coding sequence ATGGGTCGGGACGTACCGGCGGTCGAATTCACTCGTGACGACCGCCGCCGCTACCGCGAGAAGGTCCGGGCCTGTCTGGACGTTCTCGCCAGGATGCTGGCCGAGTCCCGCTTCGACTTCGACCGGCCGCTGTCCGGGCTGGAGATCGAGCTCAACCTCGTCGACGACGCGGGTCGGCCCGCCATGCGGAACGCGGAAGTGTTGAGCGCGATCGCCGATGACCAGTGGGCCACCGAGATCGGCCAGTTCAACCTGGAGATCAACATGCCGCCCCGGCGGATCGGCGCGAACGGGCCCGGTGCGCTGGAGAAGGAAGTTCGGGACGCGCTGAACCACGCCAACGATCGGGCCCAGACGGTCGGCGCCCACCTCGCGCTGATCGGCATCCTGCCGACGCTGCGCGAGTCGCACGTCAGCCTGGAGACGCTGTCGGCGAACGAGCGCTACCGCCTGCTGAACGAGCAGATCTTCGCCGCGCGCGGTGAGGACCTGCCGATCCGGATCGACGGCGTCGAGCGGCTGGACACCTACGCGGACAGCGTCGCGCCGGAGGGCGCGTGCACGAGCGTCCAGTTCCACCTGCAGGTGAGCCCGGCCACGTTCGGGTCCTACTGGAACGCCGCGCAGGCGATCGCCGGTGCCCAGGTCGCGCTCGGGGCGAACGCGCCGTACCTGTTCGGGCGCCGGCTCTGGGCCGAGACCCGGATACCGCTGTTCGAGCAGGCGACCGACACCCGCTCGGCCGAGCTGAAAGCGCAGGGCGTCCGGCCGAGGGTGTGGTTCGGCGAACGGTGGATCACCTCGGTGTTCGACCTGTTCGAGGAGAACTCGCGCTACTTCTCGGCGCTGCTGCCGCTGTGCGAGGAGGAAGACCCGGTCGCGGTGCTCGACTCCGGCGGGACGCCGAAGCTCGGCGAGCTGACGCTGCACAACGGCACGGTCTGGCGCTGGAACCGTCCGGTGTACGCGGTGGTCGACGGCTGCCCTCACCTGCGGGTCGAGAACCGGGTCCTGCCGGGTGGCCCGACCGTGGTCGACATTGCGGCGAACATGGCGTTCTACTACGGCCTGATCCGGGCGCTGGTGGATTCGGAGCGGCCGGTCTGGAGCCAGATGTCGTTCGCGGCCGCCAGGGAGAACTTCCAGGCCGGTGCCCGCGACGGGATCCACGGACGGCAGTACTGGCCGGGGGCGGGTGAAGTCCCGATCTCCGAGCTGGTGCTGCGCCACCTGCTGCCGCTGGCGGCCGAAGGCCTGGACGCCTGGGGTGTGTCGGCGGACGAACGGGACCGGCTGCTCAACATCATCGAGGGGCGGTGCCTGACCCACCGGACCGGCTCGGACTGGCAGATCGCCACCGTCGAACGGCTGGAGCGATCCGGGCTCGACCGCGACGAGGCGCTACGCCGGATGACCGTCGAGTACCTGGACCACATGCACTCCAACGCGCCCGTGCACACCTGGCCGATCGACGCCTGA